The Antarcticibacterium flavum genome contains the following window.
CCACCAGAACAAGCATTGTTTAGTTACTATGTGCGTAGGAACAGGACAGGGTGCTGCGGGGGTGTTTGAGTTTTTGAATTAGAGTCTAGACGGCTAGAATCTAGAACCAAGAGACAAGAACCAAGAGATAAGACTAAATAGGCTATAGTCTTATATCAATTCTGGACTTTAAGGGAAAGGTAAAATGAAAAGGCACAATTTTAAAAGGATGAAGATTTGGCAGGAGGGAATTTCTGTTGTTCAGATCACTTATAAAATTGTTAAGACTTTTCCCGATTATGAGAAATACAATCTTGTCTCCCAATTAATAAGATGTGCGGTATCCATTCCTTCAAACATTGCAGAAGGAACGAGCAAAAGAACAGAACGGCATTTTATTCAGTTCCTAGAAAATAGCCTGGGTTCGGCATTTGAGTGGGAAACGCAGATAATAGTAGCCTATAAAGAGAATTACATCACCGAGGATGAATTCAATTTATTTGAAGAGAAAATTCAGGATTTACAAAGAATGATATCAGGATTCATAGATAACCTCGATAATAAGTCTTGATTCTTGTCTCTTGTTTCTTGAGTCCTAACTAATAACATGATATACAAAACAAATTATTAAAATGAGCACACAAACAAATACAAAACAAAAAGATCTCCTAAGAGGAGGGCAATTCCTGGTGAAGGAAACAGATAGTGAAAACGTCTTTACACCGGAAGATTTTACAGATGAGCAGAAGATGATGAAAGAATCTGTAACAGAATTCGTGGACAGGGAAATATGGCCACGCAAGGAAGAGTTTGAGCAGAAGAATTACGAGCTAACCGAGGAGTTGATGCGTAAAGCAGGCGAAATGGGATTCCTTGGAGTTTCGGTACCTGAAGAGTATGATGGCCTGGGAATGGGGTTTGTCACCACGATGTTAGTGGTAGATTATATTTCCGGAGCTACGGGATCTTTCTCTACGGCTTTTGGAGCACATTCAGGAATAGGGACTTTACCTATCACTCTGTACGGAAATGAAGAGCAGAAAAAGAAATATCTGCCTAAACTTGCAACCGGAGAATGGTTT
Protein-coding sequences here:
- a CDS encoding four helix bundle protein, producing MKIWQEGISVVQITYKIVKTFPDYEKYNLVSQLIRCAVSIPSNIAEGTSKRTERHFIQFLENSLGSAFEWETQIIVAYKENYITEDEFNLFEEKIQDLQRMISGFIDNLDNKS